A portion of the Macrobrachium nipponense isolate FS-2020 chromosome 12, ASM1510439v2, whole genome shotgun sequence genome contains these proteins:
- the LOC135224925 gene encoding uncharacterized protein LOC135224925 has translation MASRKTSLGATFILVLAFTSAEEVTSAGDSYSSSGGRNSELAATQCPEKCEINLAGRTCKLNHNCLMEILHSHRDTALEQLPEGGDGDEQCGGQCYFQDKQGKCRLDLLCILDGDFAETCRFLSDCDIPAFSASDERGHCSSSNTESDCADTGPSDSRSVDVRFGITSITDPPNRPCPGKCMVRDSQGNCVVNFDCASMEP, from the coding sequence ATGGCATCCAGGAAAACCAGCCTTGGCGCCACTTTCATTCTCGTACTGGCTTTTACTTCTGCAGAAGAAGTAACTTCTGCAGGAGATTCTTATTCAAGCTCAGGAGGTCGAAATTCCGAGCTGGCCGCCACTCAGTGCCCAGAGAAGTGCGAAATCAATTTAGCAGGCCGAACTTGCAAATTGAATCATAACTGTCTGATGGAAATATTGCATTCTCATAGAGATACTGCTTTGGAACAGTTACCAGAAGGCGGCGACGGTGATGAACAGTGCGGAGGACAGTGTTACTTCCAGGACAAACAGGGCAAGTGTCGCCTCGATCTCCTCTGCATTTTGGACGGGGACTTCGCGGAGACATGTCGGTTCCTGAGTGACTGTGACATTCCTGCTTTCAGCGCTTCAGATGAGCGGGGTCACTGCTCCTCTTCGAACACGGAAAGTGATTGCGCAGACACAGGCCCAAGCGATAGTCGTTCCGTGGATGTGCGGTTTGGGATCACTTCAATCACCGATCCACCTAACCGTCCTTGTCCTGGGAAGTGTATGGTTAGGGACTCGCAAGGAAACTGCGTCGTTAATTTTGATTGTGCCAGCATGGAGCCCTAG
- the LOC135224308 gene encoding uncharacterized protein LOC135224308: MISVLKTILLLSALCLGAFATTMTDEEVTVTASASIVEAPILKCRKNCEIRLDDGECKVDITCLMKTLFGKTSLPEASFSVLHEEGVEKEEDSSGPETKGKCRGKCLFTDEQGNCRLDLICVLDRDVEGTLRFLVDLNVDPETAILLALGAESRQKTGGYCDGGPDDEYARIAWPPCDDPCEDRSADGRCIKDEDCSVGPDGWIHRTVRVTKPKIKVGTEERVVIAPPRSCPGKCEVRDPKAGKCVVDYNCAGASP; this comes from the coding sequence ATGATTTCAGTGTTAAAGACGATCCTATTGCTTTCGGCGCTTTGCTTAGGTGCGTTTGCGACGACGATGACGGACGAGGAGGTAACAGTAACTGCATCGGCGTCTATCGTCGAAGCACCGATTCTAAAGTGTAGAAAGAATTGCGAAATTCGTCTAGACGATGGGGAGTGCAAAGTTGATATTACATGTCTTATGAAAACCCTGTTCGGGAAGACATCGCTACCGGAGGCATCGTTCTCTGTTCTGCACGAAGAGGGAGTTGAAAAGGAAGAAGACAGCAGCGGACCAGAGACCAAAGGGAAGTGCCGAGGAAAATGTCTGTTCACAGATGAACAGGGAAATTGCCGCCTGGATCTTATATGCGTGCTGGACAGAGacgtcgaagggacgctgcgttTTCTGGTCGATCTGAACGTCGATCCTGAAACAGCAATTCTTTTAGCGCTCGGTGCCGAATCGAGACAAAAGACAGGTGGCTACTGCGATGGAGGCCCTGATGACGAATATGCTAGAATTGCTTGGCCACCCTGTGATGACCCTTGCGAGGATAGAAGCGCTGATGGGCGTTGCATCAAAGATGAAGATTGCTCTGTAGGACCTGATGGTTGGATCCACCGTACCGTGCGCGTGACCAAACCAAAAATCAAGGTTGGCACAGAAGAACGAGTAGTCATAGCTCCTCCAAGGTCATGTCCTGGAAAATGCGAAGTTCGAGACCCTAAAGCAGGGAAGTGTGTAGTTGATTACAATTGTGCAGGTGCCAGTCCTTAA